From the genome of Vicia villosa cultivar HV-30 ecotype Madison, WI linkage group LG2, Vvil1.0, whole genome shotgun sequence, one region includes:
- the LOC131649359 gene encoding transcription factor GTE9-like codes for MSSSTISNTNPSNTEPRKKLIIKLSYPPGTMKRHSDSSDTDENKRRKIQHSERPTVTCYWVDSCYKTKTTTPLSLSQPKGVKESSRLCSKSMLMKDSSKTSSVTKEMVKNQVSKIAKSEQHSRTTSLMVKDSSKTTDEECVLKKPMECVKRRQCWLILKRMLAGRDGWDLKDPPAMESSKSLEKKSKAIGLKEIERKLRLYATPYEFASDMRLVFSNAMMMYPPRNHIYQIAKKFSYNFELKWKSLKDEWGLEDRKRRKAHKTRRY; via the coding sequence ATGTCTTCCTCAACCATATCCAACACAAACCCTTCGAACACAGAACCCCGTAAAAAACTCATTATTAAACTTAGTTATCCTCCTGGTACTATGAAACGTCATTCAGATTCTTCTGACACAGATGAAAACAAGAGAAGAAAAATTCAACATTCTGAACGACCAACTGTAACCTGCTATTGGGTTGATTCATGTTATAAGACCAAAACAACAACACCTTTATCTTTGTCTCAACCAAAGGGTGTGAAAGAAAGTTCAAGACTTTGCTCAAAAAGCATGTTGATGAAGGATTCATCAAAAACATCATCTGTCACAAAGGAGATGGTCAAGAATCAAGTTTCAAAAATAGCAAAATCTGAACAACATTCAAGAACCACCTCATTGATGGTGAAGGATTCATCAAAAACAACAGATGAAGAATGTGTGTTGAAGAAACCAATGGAGTGTGTTAAGAGGAGGCAATGTTGGTTGATTTTGAAGAGGATGTTGGCGGGTAGAGATGGTTGGGATTTGAAAGATCCTCCAGCAATGGAGTCTTCGAAGAGTTTGGAAAAAAAGTCAAAGGCAATAGGTTTGAAGGAAATAGAGAGAAAATTGAGGTTGTATGCAACACCATATGAGTTTGCTAGCGACATGAGGCTTGTGTTCTCTAATGCAATGATGATGTATCCTCCAAGGAATCACATTTACCAAATTGCAAAAAAGTTCAGTTACAATTTTGAACTCAAATGGAAGTCATTGAAGGATGAGTGGGGACTTGAGGATAGGAAAAGAAGAAAGGCTCACAAGACTAGAAGATACTAA